Proteins from a single region of Syngnathus scovelli strain Florida chromosome 7, RoL_Ssco_1.2, whole genome shotgun sequence:
- the LOC125972537 gene encoding SPRY domain-containing SOCS box protein 4 isoform X1, with protein MGQKIAVSIKSVDGEPSYSPVRQGPRGPDFCRPPRLDLLLDMPPASPETQLRHAWNPDDRSLNVFVKEDEKLTFHRHPVAQSTDCIRGKVGYTRGLHVWSIHWPARQRGTHAVVGVATVEAPLHSVGYTALVGSDSESWGWDLGRNRLYHDGTNHTVSSTTPTYPCFLEPDESFVLPDSLAVILDMDEGSLSFMVDGQYLGVAFRGLKGKRLYPIVSAVWGHCEVTIRYVNGLDPEPLPLMELCRRVARLALGRERIHHIDTLPLPQTLKNYLQYQ; from the exons ATGGGCCAGAAGATTGCAGTGAGCATTAAGTCAGTGGATGGGGAGCCTTCATACAGCCCCGTGCGACAAGGACCGCGAGGTCCAGATTTCTGCCGGCCACCCAGACTGGATTTACTGCTGGATATGCCCCCGGCCAGTCCCGAGACTCAGCTACGCCACGCCTGGAATCCCGATGATCGGTCTCTCAACGTCTTTGTCAAAGAAGACGAGAAGCTGACGTTCCACCGACACCCAGTAGCCCAGAGCACAGACTGTATCCGAGGCAAAGTGGGCTACACTAGGGGCCTCCATGTTTGGAGTATACACTGGCCAGCCAGACAGAGAGGCACTCATGCCGTTGTAGGAGTGGCCACAGTCGAAGCACCTTTACACTCAGTGGGATACACCGCCTTGGTGGGATCAGATTCCGAGTCCTGGGGCTGGGACCTGGGTCGAAACAGACTCTACCACGATGGAACGAATCACACCGTTTCTTCGACAACTCCCACATACCCTTGCTTCCTTGAGCCAGATGAGTCCTTTGTGCTCCCAGACTCCCTGGCAGTAATACTTGATATGGATGAGGGCTCATTGAGCTTCATGGTGGACGGACAGTATTTGGGAGTGGCTTTTCGAGGGTTAAAAGGCAAGAGACTGTATCCCATTGTCAGTGCTGTGTGGGGACACTGTGAAGTGACGATTCGCTACGTCAACGGACTAGATC CGgaacccctcccactcatggagCTATGTAGAAGAGTAGCTCGCCTGGCTCTGGGAAGGGAGCGCATCCATCACATCGACACGCTCCCGCTGCCTCAGACTCTCAAGAACTACCTCCAGTACCAGTGA
- the LOC125972537 gene encoding SPRY domain-containing SOCS box protein 4 isoform X2 — MGQKIAVSIKSVDGEPSYSPVRQGPRGPDFCRPPRLDLLLDMPPASPETQLRHAWNPDDRSLNVFVKEDEKLTFHRHPVAQSTDCIRGKVGYTRGLHVWSIHWPARQRGTHAVVGVATVEAPLHSVGYTALVGSDSESWGWDLGRNRLYHDGTNHTVSSTTPTYPCFLEPDESFVLPDSLAVILDMDEGSLSFMVDGQYLGVAFRGLKGKRLYPIVSAVWGHCEVTIRYVNGLDRKFISVNTKTSYS, encoded by the coding sequence ATGGGCCAGAAGATTGCAGTGAGCATTAAGTCAGTGGATGGGGAGCCTTCATACAGCCCCGTGCGACAAGGACCGCGAGGTCCAGATTTCTGCCGGCCACCCAGACTGGATTTACTGCTGGATATGCCCCCGGCCAGTCCCGAGACTCAGCTACGCCACGCCTGGAATCCCGATGATCGGTCTCTCAACGTCTTTGTCAAAGAAGACGAGAAGCTGACGTTCCACCGACACCCAGTAGCCCAGAGCACAGACTGTATCCGAGGCAAAGTGGGCTACACTAGGGGCCTCCATGTTTGGAGTATACACTGGCCAGCCAGACAGAGAGGCACTCATGCCGTTGTAGGAGTGGCCACAGTCGAAGCACCTTTACACTCAGTGGGATACACCGCCTTGGTGGGATCAGATTCCGAGTCCTGGGGCTGGGACCTGGGTCGAAACAGACTCTACCACGATGGAACGAATCACACCGTTTCTTCGACAACTCCCACATACCCTTGCTTCCTTGAGCCAGATGAGTCCTTTGTGCTCCCAGACTCCCTGGCAGTAATACTTGATATGGATGAGGGCTCATTGAGCTTCATGGTGGACGGACAGTATTTGGGAGTGGCTTTTCGAGGGTTAAAAGGCAAGAGACTGTATCCCATTGTCAGTGCTGTGTGGGGACACTGTGAAGTGACGATTCGCTACGTCAACGGACTAGATCGTAAGTTCATCTCCGTCAACACAAAGACGAGCTATTCATGA